The region GCCACAATTACTCATATTCACGCAGTTGTCATCGCTGGAACCAATGGGGAAGCCGTCACACTATCCCGAGATGAAAAATCCCAACTCGTCCAAATGACCCGTCAAGTTGCAACTGAGCTGGGTAAACCAACCCTTCCAATTTCTGTTGGAACGTCAGGTCAATGCACGAGGGACGTTATTAGTGAAACTATTCTCGCACGAGACGCCGGCGGAGATTTTGCTTTAGTTCTTACGCCGAGTTATTTTCACTTTGCAATGAACCCTGATGCGATAGCAGAGTTCTTCGAGGAAGTTGCCAAAGCGAGTCCTCTGCCCATCGTCAGCTACAACTTTCCCGGTGTCGCAGCCGGTATTGACTTGGACTCGGACCTTCTTGCTCGCCTCGGTCAGAATTCCAACATAGTCGGAGTCAAATTAACTTGCGGGGGCATCGCGAAAGTTGCTCGCATAGCAGCAAACTTTTCCCATCGTGAGTTTGTTGCATTGGCTGGGCAGAGTGACTGGCTGGTACCGGCGTTGTCTGTGGGAGGGACTGGCTCAATCACTGGCGTTGCAAATTTATACCCAAGGGTGAGTTACTTCCACAGAATGAGTAGTTGTGGACGATTTGTGCATCTTATCTGACACTCAATAGGTGTGTCTACGCATCTACGATCTGTACACGAGTGGCAAAGTCCAGGAAGCGCAGGATCTCCAACTACGGCTGGCAAAGATTGAGACGGGTTTTGGAAAAGGGGGTATTAATGGGACAAAATGGGTGGTTGCTCATTTAAGGAACTATCCTGAGGGAAGCTGGCACTGTAGACGCCCATATCCCAAGTTCAATGACCTGGAAAGGCAATCGTGGGTGCGGAAGACGGTCGAACCGCTTGCGAAGCTGGAAGAGAGCCTCATTGATTTTGTACCAAAGCATTGATTAGGTGTTTGAAGTATTCAGATAGACCATCTACACAATCCAGGTTACAGACTTGATCGTTTTGAATTGAACTTTTGGCAGTATAACACGGCGTTATGTGGGTGGTTGCAATATGTTGTCATATCAACTTGCGTGTTAGCCTTATGAGCTGATACCTTCAACTTGCACAATAGTAGGCATACACTGCAAATTTGATATCTTCCGGCCAAGTTGCATAACCACTCGTCATATGGCGTCTGTCTCGAGAACATGATGCTTTTCACATCGTTTAGTGCGCCACGGTCGCCTCGATCGGCTCGGGTCGCTTATCGGCAATTGACAATGTGTCAAGTGGTGGCAACTCTCTTACCAACATCTCATCGCCTGCATCGAGTTCCTTTGTGCCATAGTTTAACGGATTGTAACTGGCATTATGGGACACGGTTTGCCCGGTAAATAATAGAGCTCGATCCGAGACTCAATAGTTGCTCGCTTGAGGCTCAGATGACCTGACCATTGACTCATATTGGTTCCAAGAGTCTTTAGAACCGGGGATGTAACTAACCGACCCCAAAGCACACCCATCCAATATTCCCCAGCTAATCCAAGCCACAATTCCCCAGATTTCTCCATTTTGCCGCCAGCTTGAGTAACCCCACGGTCCTAAGATATACCGAGCTCGGCATCTGAATCATAAAAAGACGAGTACGCGCCGTCATGAGGGCGACCTTGTGATTTTGTCGAGCAACGGGTTTGATCATCACCACTTCAGAGCACCATGGCTGGGTTTCACGCCAAAGAGGACAGGCCAACGCCCAAAGAGGTTTACAACTGGCGATTGTATATCGAAGCGGCCATCATTGCGACGGGTTCCATTCTGTAGGCTTTTATCGTCGCTGTCGATGTCATGATATGCTTGTGCTGACTGCTCATTACTACAGTTTTGGCTACGATTCCGCCTTCATTGGCACTACTATTGCGCGAGCAAGCTTCAAATCGTCTTTCAATATTAGAAAGAGCGCCGCTGCGGATATATCCAGCAACATCACATCCGCTTTCCAAGCTGGGGCCTTCTTTGGAGCCATTTTCTGCTACCTATGTAAGAGTTTGCCCGATTCATATAGCGACATGGGTAAATCTCTAACCTTCTTTAGTGACTGAGCGCGTGGGACGAAAATGGGCTTTGCAGGCTAATGTTACTGTATTCCTACTCGGAGCAATTCTCATGACGGCCGCGAGCCACCAGCTGTCGTTCATTTGTGAGCCTCCTTCGTTTCATCATGACATTTTGACATCCAGGGCCGTACTTACAAGCATCAGATGCAGGAAGAGTCCTCACCGGTCTCGCTTGCGGTGCCATCACCGCGACCGTCCCTAGCTACATCGCCGAATTGTCTGTCGTTTCTATACGTGGTATTCTCACGGGACTCTTTGAGGTTGCATATCAGCTAGGCAGCCTAGTCGGCTTTTGGATCAACTATGGCATCAACCAGCACATGGACGTCACCTCCACGGCAAGTTGGAGGGTCCCAATGGCGGTGCAACTCATTCCAGCTGGCATTCTCTTTGCTGGAGGCTTCATGCTGCATGAGAGCCCCTTATGGTTGATGCGCAAAGGACGTGAAGATGAAGCTACCAGGGTGCTTGTGGCAGTGAGAAAGTTACCGGAATCACATCAGTGTAAGTCTAATGCCAGCTTGTGTTGCGCAGCGATACTGACATGACTGCCGTAGACATCCAAGAGGACCTCGAAATGATTCGAAGCAGACTTGCCGACGAGTTTAGAATAGCAGAAAAATACGGCACTGGGTCGTGGGCTCTCTTCAGAGGTATCCTTTACGAATTATCCCAAAAGGGTATGCGAAACCGGCtgtttttggtgttttgtgcTTTCGCCCTTCAAAACATGTCCGGCGCCGCAGCCATCAATTACTATTCTCCCACACTGTTCGCGTCGATTGGCATTAGCGACGTCTCACTATACACGGGTATATATGGTTTGGTCAAAGGTAAGCAGTCACGGCCATCAATTCAGCGAAAGTCAGTTGCTTACAGTAACAGCGGTCGCGTCCATTATCTTCTACGGCCTTCTCATCGACCTTTGGGGCAGACGATATCCAACTATTATTTCGTCGGCTATGTGCTCCGTCTGCTTATGGATAGTTGGCGCATATGTGAAAATTGGCCACCCGGCAAGTGTGATTTCTGCGGGCGGAGAGTTGTCGCCGTCGACTGCAGCTGGTGGCAAAGCTGCAACTGCCATGATCATGATATATTCCGTGTTGTAAGTAACACCTATACTCAGGCTCACTGATGCTCGCACTGACAAAGAAATAGCTGGTCCTTTGGTCTTAACGGTATTCCGTGGATTGTGTCTGCAGAGATCTTCCCTGGTGCTCTGCGAAATCTGACAGGAACATGGGCTGCCTTGATTCAATGGTAGGCTGCTTCGACCGGACAAAGACAAGTTTGGCAACTAACCAAGGGTTTTACTAGGCTCACTCAGTTCGCTATAACAAAGGCTCTGCCATATATCTTCAACTCTTTCGGGTACGGCACCTGGTTCTTCTTTGCGTCGTGGATGCTTTTGGCCACTATTTGGGCATTCTTCTGCCTGCCAGAAACAAAGGGACGTACACTGGATGAAATGGATACCATTTTGTAAGTGACCGAGATTCATATCTTCGCTCATCCGTACTAACAGGCAACCCAGTGGATATACCTCACATGGGTCATCCGTGTCGATCGGCTCAGGGGGGAAGCAAGGACTTGTTGACTATTGTGAGGAAAAAGTCTGAACTGATGTATGCATGATTTCCATTATATTTGGACTTGTGTATCAGAACACATTGTAATTCGAGTTGAAAGATATTATGTCCATAGTTTATTGTTATTTCGCAAGGCGTGAGATGGCGAGTCCATCGAAGATGACCCGTAATCATCTGCTCTCcgactactccgtacagatGTTCGAACGATATCGAGTATCGGACGTCGCTTATGGCGGCCAACGTTTTTTGGATCAATGATAGGATGTCCCGTGCCTTGTAGCCCGGCTCTGTGGATATGGATTGCTGCAGGTTACGCTCAGACCGAGTTTATATCGGGTGTCACGAATCACGATAATCCACAAGGCGCCCGGGCCGCTGCCTCCTATCTTTCCAAGTATTAGAAACCAAATGTGTTGGTCGAGCACTTGGTAATTACCGCAAGGACCTTTCCCCTCATCCCCCCTATTTTCTTCACCAGACGAAAAGGTTTCAGAGAGACACAATGGAGATCATGGTGCTCTTGGTATGGAGTGTGATAACTCTTATCCTTCAGCCGGTGACTGCCAATAATTGCAAGAATAGCGTAAGCTACTGTGGCTACAACTTGCTAAATATTGGTACGTATATATGTTGACCTGTGCGTGGTTTTGTTCCTAACGAATCTGCAACGCAGGAAACTACAAGACCACAATCAACGAGGCGCTCCAGAAAGTATCTTTGGATCCAAACAATAAAGGTATCGCGTCAAACACTCTTTTTCGTTGCGTCGGCAACAATGGTGACATAGAAGTCATCTATTTCTGCACATATGGATGTGTAGACGGCGGTTCAGGTGGGAACGATACCTGTCATCTGGCCCCTTCTTTGTCGCCCTCTCGATCTTCGACCTCTTCGGGTTCTCCGTCGCTCGCACCGATTACCGTGACTTTGCCTTCGGTGACTCCATCGGCCACAATCAGCATAACCCCTACGCCTTCGTCAAGCAACAACAGCTCCGGTGACACTCCTGTTGGAGCGattgttggtggagttgTCGGAGGAGTAGCTGCGCTTGCCGTAATATTCTTGGGGATCTTTATTCTCCTCAAGAAGTCGCGAAAACGGAAGCAACCCCCTGACGAGAATGTACAAGAGTCATCATCGAGACAGGGAGTATCGGAGAAGTATGAAGATGCCCCGAAGACGCAGGGCGAGACTGCCACCTACCAAGTGCCTACAGGTTTTGAGCACCCTGGACATGAAATTTATGAGGCTCCAGGGAACCCTACCCATACCAGATACGAACTTGGTTAAAGCAATGAATCGTGAGGATTAGGATGGGGATGCGGACGACGGTTTATTTCAGCATGTTTTGTGCCCGAGCCCTGGATGCAGCTACAACAGAGGATAGCTCCCAGTAGCATCTCAGATCCAGGGAAAGCGAGGCAATGTCAGTCCAACAAATCAGTCTTTCAGTCCTTTCAGTGTCAGATCGTTCAAATATATGCCTCATATTCATCTATATGAAGAAACTGATCTCGCCCCAATTACTGTCTAGCTTAAATCATCCATACAGGTTGGCATCACGCAAGGTGGCAGCACCTGGCGCTGGTTCTTCTACGTCTGATGAGAGGTCCTCGCCGCGGTGCCAACAGCTAATATGCAGCTAGTTACAACTGACGTATATCGGGGGAGCTAAATTACTATAATAAACTAAAACGCGTCTAGCTCAGCTACACCCATTCCTTAGAGACAATGGATCTAGCTAAACCACCATTGACTAAGGAGACACTCAAGTACTGTCGACGTACATTGCTCTTCGAATTGCCACTAGAAGTTTGAGACAGGCGCGTTTAATAAGTTGATTGAATTGCTCATAATGCCAAATCGTCTGTGATACAGCCCCGTATCCCAGTCCTAGTCCTCACGACCCCAAACTattgaagaagcaaaagaagtGCTAACCCTGCGGCACAAATCCCGCTCACACTAGAGAATGACCTGGGTACTGCAGAGTTATTTATGTCATCTGGACAGTATCTGTGTTCCCCAGCCTTGGGGCTCGTAGCAGTACTCGAAGTCGCATCGCAGTCGATATCttgagaaagaggaggacaGCATTTGACTGCCGTACTGCCGCGATTAGAAACGCATCGACCATCCGCTGGGCAGTAATAAGGGTTGTAGTCGGACGATGTGAAGCAGCAAACGCTTGATTGGGGAATacagccgccgccgcagaTTTTCTCAGTCGACTGGCATAAAATATTGAGTTTCCCGCCACCTTTCACGCACTGGGGTTTGTCTGTGCCAGATCCCGAATTCGATCCGGACCCCGAGCCTGATGATCCGCCGGTATCTTCATTGTCGTCGTCCGAGTGATCTCCGCCATGACTTCCACCTTTGCCTTTGGGACTCCGGGGCTGCAAGGCAGGCTCAAAGTTTCGGGATTCGCTGCCAAGTTCCGATACTAAGGCATAGTTAGGTATCAATCCACTTCAACTTTCACTCTATCTTCCTTTCGTCGATCACTATACCAGTAACGACCCTCCATTGTGGGAGATTCAGCGCCTGACTAATGGCGAATAAGACCGCCAAACACATCAGCAACTTCATTGTGAATATTTCCGCGCTGAGGAAAGAAGCGGTTAGGCAATTTCTTCGAGAAAGTCCTTCGAGAAAGTCGGTGGAAAGGCAAAAAAGAGAGCGTCACGAGGAAACAAATGTGATAGGGTATAGGAGGGTTATGTATTACAGTTCCCTGTCTAGGCAGAGATTTAACCGTTGAATTAGGGCGCCAAACAGCATTGAACCAGGTTGAACGCCTTGTGATTAGAGTCAGACTGCGGCGCTCTTCTTATTGAACCCGACCCAAAGCGAAATACGGCTTCCCCCAAGTCTCACACCAATTCCCTTGCCTGGCGATCGATACCGTTCCTTTTCCAATTACGGACATAGTCTCCACAAGTGAGCTAAAACAAAGCGAAAAAAAATATCTGCAGCTGAATTTAGCGCCTCCGAATCTGCCCTGCCAGCCCTACACAGGCACTGAAAATGTGCCTGGGTGACCAGGGGCAGGCAGATGGTCTGTCAAACCCAGTGGGAAAAGAAACTGTGAAAGAAGCTTAACTTAATTGGCGGAGATTGAAACCTCGTTAAACTCGTATTCACTGATCTTTGCAGAGGACATCCTCAGACCCGCCAGATGTCTACCCTACCGGAAACCCCTTTGCCTGTTAGATTTTTGTGAAATAACCCTTTCACTTGTTCTGCGGCAAATGCTCAATTTGCTTCGTTAGTAAACCATTCAGGTCAACTGTCTTTGCCAGCCGCATATGCGATTGCCACTGCTATAAGAGCTTCGATTTGAGGTTGCTGTTCTGTGAGGAAAATTATTGCCTTGCGTCGTCCACAGCACACACTCTTTTGAAGCGAAAGGCAGAGATTGAACCTGTATCTCAGAAGCTTCGGACAAGATTGCCTTGCGTCAAATGCCTTTTATGCTACGATACCTTTACCGTCACTCTTGGCCCGCTGTCGATGCCCATGACCAACCTTTCGGCAACTCTTCAGATAAAGCTGCCATCCTTATCCATATGGAAGCCACCGAAGATGTATCCTAGTTTTCAAGATGGAATCAATATCCACTTTAATTTACGAGCGGGTATTAGAGCACTTGGCACAACACATTTCCGGAGATCGTGAGCAAGAAGATCTCAGGTTGGCTTGAGACTGTCAGCCAACCGGATGTCGATTGGCCGAGGTGTGGATCCCATTTTACCTCAACTCACCTCAGAGGACCTGACGACATCACCAATCTTCTTGGTTCAATCATGATTGTTCCAAAGTATGATCCATGTACTCCTCATCTACGCGCTGCCATTATATGCATCATCATTATCAAATTTGCATACCCCATTATTAGTACCATTTAGTTGGGTCTGATTACTGAGTCCAAATTTAACCCACACTGCTTTGATCTATACGCAAGACACGCCGATCGTGGGTGTCATTACCAGAGCTGCGTCACCCCAACGGCTGGACCCATTTCCCGATCGTACCCTTTCCACGCTGTGACATGCAGAGTAGTCAAACTGTACCCAGAAGACGTACCTTTCTTGCGTGCAATACATGCAAATCCAAGAAGGTCAGAGTATGTTACACTATCAGTTCCCAAAGCTGTCCAACTTGCCCGTCATACTCACTTCATTCGTGAACAGTGCGATGGGGGAAGACCAAAATGCGGGCGATGTGCAAAGCCTGGTATGGAATGTATTTATACATCGAATACCAGAGATAAACGCCTAGCGCAAAGGTATTTAAAGCGATTTGATCCAAATCTCATCGGGAACTAAGGGATTTCCAGGAACAGATGGATGACCCGTCAGAAACTTCGATATCGAGAATTTCCAAATAGTATTCGTGGACATGACAACTCGGAACTCCAAGAA is a window of Pochonia chlamydosporia 170 chromosome 5, whole genome shotgun sequence DNA encoding:
- a CDS encoding dihydrodipicolinate synthetase family protein (similar to Cordyceps militaris CM01 XP_006672962.1) yields the protein MGAAITERSASYMKGIHVPCLTWFLDNVTQDIDWNLQRRHIQFLIQSGVDGVVIAGTNGEAVTLSRDEKSQLVQMTRQVATELGKPTLPISVGTSGQCTRDVISETILARDAGGDFALVLTPSYFHFAMNPDAIAEFFEEVAKASPLPIVSYNFPGVAAGIDLDSDLLARLGQNSNIVGVKLTCGGIAKVARIAANFSHREFVALAGQSDWLVPALSVGGTGSITGVANLYPRVCLRIYDLYTSGKVQEAQDLQLRLAKIETGFGKGGINGTKWVVAHLRNYPEGSWHCRRPYPKFNDLERQSWVRKTVEPLAKLEESLIDFVPKH
- a CDS encoding MFS quinate transporter QutD (similar to Talaromyces stipitatus ATCC 10500 XP_002487492.1), which encodes MAGFHAKEDRPTPKEVYNWRLYIEAAIIATGSILFGYDSAFIGTTIARASFKSSFNIRKSAAADISSNITSAFQAGAFFGAIFCYLLTERVGRKWALQANVTVFLLGAILMTAASHQLSFIYAGRVLTGLACGAITATVPSYIAELSVVSIRGILTGLFEVAYQLGSLVGFWINYGINQHMDVTSTASWRVPMAVQLIPAGILFAGGFMLHESPLWLMRKGREDEATRVLVAVRKLPESHQYIQEDLEMIRSRLADEFRIAEKYGTGSWALFRGILYELSQKGMRNRLFLVFCAFALQNMSGAAAINYYSPTLFASIGISDVSLYTGIYGLVKAVASIIFYGLLIDLWGRRYPTIISSAMCSVCLWIVGAYVKIGHPASVISAGGELSPSTAAGGKAATAMIMIYSVFWSFGLNGIPWIVSAEIFPGALRNLTGTWAALIQWLTQFAITKALPYIFNSFGYGTWFFFASWMLLATIWAFFCLPETKGRTLDEMDTIFGYTSHGSSVSIGSGGKQGLVDYCEEKV